Proteins from a genomic interval of Anatilimnocola floriformis:
- a CDS encoding 3'-5' exonuclease has product MTKPQVKYLVFDIESAADGALVSRIRYPGEDLSPQEAVQKYRAHLMAKYESDFIPYTFQIPVSVVVAKVAADYRLLDLVAIDEPHYRPHVLTAHFWKGWEAYRRPTLVSFNGRTFDVPLLELASFRYGVNLAGWFNMNGKTFEQPRNRYNTEAHLDLHDVLTNFGAARFQGGLNLAASILGKPGKMDVQGHMVQDLYDAGKLNEITDYCRCDVLDTYFIFLRTAVMLGQLTLEDEQQRVHEAQEWLEGHAVTIPIFRRYLDSWGQWHNPWAEPAAATPIPTPAEVAQ; this is encoded by the coding sequence GTGACCAAGCCGCAGGTCAAATACCTGGTGTTCGATATCGAGTCTGCCGCCGACGGCGCGCTCGTATCGCGAATTCGTTATCCGGGCGAGGATCTCTCGCCGCAGGAAGCCGTTCAAAAGTACCGCGCCCACCTGATGGCAAAGTACGAGAGCGACTTCATTCCGTACACGTTTCAAATTCCCGTGTCGGTCGTCGTCGCCAAGGTTGCCGCCGATTATCGGCTGCTCGATCTCGTCGCGATCGACGAACCGCACTATCGGCCGCACGTGCTCACCGCCCATTTTTGGAAAGGGTGGGAAGCCTACCGCCGGCCGACGCTGGTTAGTTTCAACGGCCGCACGTTTGATGTGCCGCTGCTCGAACTCGCCTCGTTTCGCTACGGAGTGAACTTGGCCGGCTGGTTCAATATGAACGGTAAGACGTTCGAGCAGCCCCGCAATCGCTACAACACCGAAGCCCATCTCGATCTGCATGATGTGCTGACGAACTTCGGCGCCGCCCGCTTCCAAGGCGGCTTGAATCTCGCCGCGTCGATCCTCGGCAAGCCGGGAAAAATGGACGTCCAAGGGCACATGGTGCAGGACCTGTACGACGCCGGCAAGCTCAACGAGATCACCGATTATTGCCGTTGCGACGTGCTCGATACCTACTTCATTTTTCTCCGCACAGCCGTGATGCTCGGACAGCTGACGCTCGAAGATGAGCAGCAGCGAGTGCACGAAGCCCAGGAATGGCTCGAAGGGCACGCGGTGACGATTCCGATTTTCCGCCGCTATCTCGACTCCTGGGGTCAGTGGCACAACCCGTGGGCGGAACCAGCCGCTGCGACGCCAATTCCAACACCAGCCGAGGTCGCGCAGTGA
- a CDS encoding deoxyhypusine synthase family protein: protein MATKLKLQPLELLNLGKCQTVSDIVDGMSRCAFGARMLGEVAATLTAWCGERVKPVIIYDGLASTPLGKLLNHQLVKEAEFFSAVLTPEEYEKTPAKARGRMTRAVVVGSFSERHAATLFAREPGTTIYINPYDLCAPGQVKDGFFPDAVFADPNFIMPILTLVLDERLNETKHTVGELVESLGTMPGIGMQVRQAAEVLQQMMKKKGIIRFLTLSGAMTIAQMSLVICEMIDRGMIHSVTSTGALMAHGLVPGLGLKHYKYNPQDDDEKLAKLGLNRVTDVLEPETNFDHIDEIMSAALATFSGEETISPSVLHGALGKYLEDHYPDHPAILLSAYRKKVPVFVPAFTDSELGNDVYCTNKLRELTGKKRIVMDMEKDTAKLLELMTNADAAGIWTFGGGVPRNWTQNVSPLIEIYNNRMKEAAGKGNKFPMRKYGFGIRCCPDRPHFGHLSGCTYEEGMSWRKFHFNMKQAQIQADATQVEPFLVKFIMDLQDAGNL, encoded by the coding sequence ATGGCCACGAAATTGAAATTGCAGCCGCTGGAATTGTTGAATCTGGGGAAGTGTCAGACGGTAAGCGACATCGTGGATGGGATGAGCCGCTGCGCGTTCGGTGCACGGATGCTGGGAGAGGTGGCGGCAACGCTGACCGCGTGGTGCGGTGAACGCGTAAAGCCGGTGATTATTTACGACGGGCTCGCTTCCACGCCGCTGGGGAAGCTGTTGAACCACCAACTGGTCAAAGAAGCGGAATTCTTTTCCGCGGTGCTGACGCCCGAGGAGTATGAAAAGACGCCAGCGAAGGCCCGGGGGCGGATGACGCGGGCGGTGGTGGTGGGGAGTTTTTCGGAACGTCACGCAGCAACGCTCTTTGCTCGCGAGCCGGGGACGACGATTTATATCAACCCGTATGACCTGTGCGCGCCGGGGCAGGTGAAGGATGGTTTTTTCCCGGATGCTGTGTTCGCGGATCCGAATTTCATCATGCCCATCCTGACGCTGGTGCTGGATGAGCGCCTGAACGAGACGAAGCACACGGTAGGAGAACTGGTGGAGTCGCTGGGGACGATGCCGGGTATCGGCATGCAGGTGCGGCAGGCGGCGGAAGTGCTGCAGCAGATGATGAAGAAGAAGGGGATCATCCGGTTTCTGACCCTCTCGGGGGCGATGACCATTGCGCAGATGTCGCTGGTAATCTGCGAAATGATCGATCGCGGCATGATCCACAGCGTGACGAGCACAGGGGCGCTGATGGCGCACGGGTTGGTGCCGGGGCTGGGGCTGAAGCATTACAAGTACAACCCTCAGGATGACGACGAAAAGCTGGCGAAGCTCGGGTTGAACCGCGTTACCGACGTGCTCGAGCCGGAGACGAATTTCGATCACATCGACGAGATCATGAGCGCTGCGCTGGCGACGTTCTCCGGCGAGGAGACGATCAGCCCCAGTGTGCTGCACGGCGCGCTCGGAAAATATCTGGAAGATCACTACCCCGATCATCCGGCGATTCTGCTGTCGGCTTATCGCAAAAAGGTGCCGGTCTTTGTGCCGGCGTTTACCGATTCCGAGCTGGGGAATGATGTCTATTGCACCAACAAGCTGCGGGAGCTAACCGGTAAGAAGCGGATCGTGATGGATATGGAGAAGGACACGGCGAAGCTGCTCGAGCTGATGACCAACGCCGATGCCGCGGGCATCTGGACCTTCGGCGGCGGCGTGCCGCGCAACTGGACGCAGAATGTGTCGCCGCTGATTGAGATCTACAACAATCGAATGAAGGAAGCCGCGGGGAAAGGTAATAAGTTTCCGATGCGGAAATACGGCTTCGGCATTCGCTGCTGCCCCGACCGCCCGCATTTCGGGCACCTGTCGGGGTGCACGTATGAGGAAGGAATGTCGTGGCGGAAGTTTCACTTCAACATGAAACAGGCGCAAATTCAGGCCGATGCGACACAGGTGGAACCATTTCTGGTGAAGTTCATTATGGACTTGCAGGATGCGGGGAACCTGTGA
- a CDS encoding nucleoside deaminase: MDEFLEAAIEEARIGRREGGIPIGSVIVIDGQIVGRGHNRRVQKGSAILHGEMDAFENAGRLPAKDYARATLYTTLAPCEMCTGTTLLYKIPKVIVGENVNYPGCVDYLRSQGVQVEVVNNAECIQLLRDFIAEKPQLWNEDIGV, from the coding sequence ATGGACGAATTTCTGGAAGCCGCCATCGAAGAAGCCCGCATCGGCCGCCGCGAGGGTGGCATTCCGATCGGCTCGGTCATCGTGATCGACGGCCAGATCGTAGGCCGCGGGCACAACCGCCGCGTGCAAAAAGGAAGCGCCATTCTGCACGGCGAAATGGACGCTTTTGAAAACGCCGGGCGGCTCCCCGCCAAGGATTATGCGAGGGCTACGCTCTACACCACCCTCGCCCCCTGCGAGATGTGCACCGGCACCACGCTGCTCTACAAAATTCCGAAAGTCATCGTCGGCGAAAACGTGAACTATCCCGGCTGCGTCGATTATCTCCGCAGCCAAGGCGTGCAGGTGGAAGTGGTCAACAACGCCGAATGCATCCAACTGCTGCGCGATTTCATCGCCGAGAAGCCGCAGTTGTGGAATGAAGACATCGGCGTGTGA